A region from the Clostridia bacterium genome encodes:
- a CDS encoding D-alanine--D-alanine ligase: MARKVKIAILMGGESGEHEVSKVSARSIMEALDPDRYEVVAVEISLEGEWRQAEVALNPQPSRPPGIPPGQLKPGDPAESLYWRPYDYRPLEELLAALPKRRLPDWVPEFLRGVDVVFPVLHGTMGEDGTVQGWLEMAHIPYVGCGVAASALGMDKVLMRQTFAQAGIPMAKYLAFLRAEWEKRPKSVLEQVESEIGFPCFVKPANAGSSVGITKVKRAEDLAQALDLACRYDRKLLVEEAIDGGEFEISVLGNDYPAASVAGQIIPSREFYDYQAKYVDEASRLIIPAPLDPDTLAEMQNLALLAFRAIDGAGMARVDFFIEGYRGEGQESNSKRGRILVNEINTIPGFTAISMYPKLWEASGLPYSFLLNRLVELALERFIDQSRTVRRYEG; the protein is encoded by the coding sequence ATGGCAAGGAAAGTTAAGATAGCAATCCTGATGGGCGGGGAATCGGGAGAACATGAGGTCTCCAAGGTGTCAGCTCGATCGATAATGGAAGCCTTAGACCCGGACCGATATGAGGTGGTGGCGGTAGAAATCTCCCTAGAAGGGGAATGGCGCCAGGCTGAGGTGGCCCTAAACCCTCAACCCAGCCGGCCGCCTGGGATCCCTCCTGGGCAGCTCAAGCCCGGCGACCCAGCCGAGAGCCTGTACTGGCGACCCTATGATTATCGACCCTTGGAGGAGCTCTTGGCAGCTTTACCCAAAAGGCGCCTTCCCGACTGGGTGCCGGAGTTCTTGCGGGGAGTAGATGTGGTCTTCCCGGTTTTGCATGGTACCATGGGCGAGGACGGGACCGTACAGGGATGGTTGGAGATGGCTCACATCCCTTATGTGGGGTGTGGGGTAGCGGCGAGCGCCTTGGGAATGGATAAAGTCCTGATGCGGCAAACTTTTGCCCAGGCGGGAATTCCCATGGCCAAGTATTTGGCTTTCTTGCGGGCGGAATGGGAGAAGCGGCCTAAGTCGGTCCTGGAGCAGGTGGAATCAGAAATCGGTTTTCCTTGCTTCGTGAAACCGGCCAACGCTGGGTCGAGCGTAGGCATTACCAAGGTTAAGCGAGCCGAAGACTTGGCCCAAGCTTTAGATTTGGCCTGCCGCTACGATCGCAAGCTGCTGGTGGAGGAAGCCATAGACGGGGGCGAATTCGAAATCAGCGTCCTCGGAAATGATTATCCTGCCGCTTCGGTGGCGGGCCAAATCATCCCCAGCCGAGAATTCTACGATTACCAGGCCAAATATGTAGATGAAGCTTCGCGGCTGATCATCCCTGCTCCTTTGGACCCGGATACGTTGGCGGAAATGCAAAATCTAGCACTTTTGGCCTTCCGGGCCATCGACGGGGCCGGCATGGCTCGGGTCGATTTCTTCATCGAAGGGTATAGGGGAGAAGGCCAGGAGTCAAATTCAAAGCGCGGGCGCATTCTGGTGAATGAGATCAATACCATTCCCGGCTTTACTGCCATTAGCATGTACCCCAAACTCTGGGAGGCCAGCGGGCTCCCCTACAGCTTTTTGCTTAATCGCCTCGTAGAACTGGCCCTGGAGCGTTTCATCGACCAGTCGCGGACCGTCAGGCGCTATGAAGGCTAG
- a CDS encoding sigma-70 family RNA polymerase sigma factor gives MVKRSRAGDHKAFRLLFETYYPEAYRTAYLIVRDSQLAEDVVQEAFIKVFRRLETLKEPAKFSGWLHSIVSYCAVDMLNARQNCVLMADDSAATSDGVLTAGIPSPETETERAELRCLIAKALAGLEPIHRQVIVLRFFREMNEQEIAQAIGCPVGTVKSRLHRALKAIERKLYALRPSTVRGEGYEANHHGGAGTRSAGQGSP, from the coding sequence ATGGTAAAACGGTCCCGTGCCGGCGACCATAAGGCCTTTCGGCTACTTTTTGAGACCTATTATCCTGAGGCTTACCGGACCGCTTACTTGATTGTGCGGGATTCACAACTGGCCGAAGACGTGGTGCAGGAAGCTTTTATCAAAGTCTTTCGGCGTTTAGAGACTCTAAAAGAGCCAGCTAAGTTTTCCGGCTGGTTACATAGCATCGTAAGTTACTGTGCCGTAGATATGCTAAATGCCCGCCAGAATTGCGTACTCATGGCTGACGATAGCGCCGCGACTAGTGACGGTGTTTTAACGGCTGGTATACCTTCACCCGAGACAGAAACCGAAAGGGCTGAGCTGCGTTGCCTGATCGCCAAGGCCCTGGCTGGGTTGGAACCAATTCACAGGCAGGTAATAGTGCTTAGGTTCTTTCGGGAAATGAATGAGCAAGAGATAGCTCAAGCAATTGGGTGCCCTGTGGGAACCGTTAAGTCGCGGCTGCACCGGGCGCTCAAGGCAATTGAACGTAAGCTGTACGCTTTGAGGCCCAGCACAGTTAGAGGTGAGGGTTATGAAGCCAACCATCATGGAGGAGCTGGTACAAGAAGCGCTGGCCAAGGAAGCCCATGA
- a CDS encoding DUF4367 domain-containing protein yields the protein MKPTIMEELVQEALAKEAHDTVVPDVDQAWARLAVRLSQEERRRYRWPQMGILVAGLAAGLLCSLLPPVQYAQQYLLGGISAFYQPLKAESTANPIITPPYAKTEPGSDSSLASRNGAQTPSAGQPQAQLPEEPPSQAPAAPSGDTSQAAGPSGEQVITLADLKSIVPYPIPLPSYLPSDMKLERITYRKVDPSLAVLTLYYRGAEHSLTIKQSVPGDDAAAAKVKRTRIGNSDATVLAQKGGVTIMWLKNSLKIELHTNLGEKEALQIAQSVAPAS from the coding sequence ATGAAGCCAACCATCATGGAGGAGCTGGTACAAGAAGCGCTGGCCAAGGAAGCCCATGATACAGTCGTTCCCGACGTTGATCAGGCATGGGCACGGCTGGCGGTAAGGCTCTCGCAGGAAGAGCGGCGAAGATATCGCTGGCCCCAGATGGGCATTTTGGTAGCTGGCCTAGCTGCCGGGCTGTTGTGCTCGCTTTTGCCCCCGGTCCAATATGCTCAACAATACCTGCTAGGGGGGATTTCAGCATTTTATCAGCCGCTCAAGGCCGAGAGCACCGCCAACCCCATCATAACCCCACCTTATGCCAAAACCGAACCAGGTAGCGATTCTAGCTTGGCCTCGCGCAATGGAGCCCAGACTCCGTCAGCTGGGCAGCCCCAGGCACAGTTGCCGGAAGAGCCCCCCAGCCAGGCGCCAGCCGCACCCTCCGGAGACACCAGCCAAGCAGCTGGCCCAAGCGGCGAGCAAGTCATAACCTTGGCCGATTTAAAATCTATCGTACCTTACCCAATTCCGCTTCCCAGCTACTTGCCTTCAGACATGAAGCTAGAGCGGATTACCTATCGCAAGGTAGATCCATCCTTGGCAGTTTTGACCCTGTATTACCGCGGCGCCGAGCACAGCCTCACCATCAAACAGAGCGTTCCTGGGGATGATGCGGCTGCTGCCAAGGTAAAGAGGACCAGGATCGGCAATAGCGATGCCACAGTGTTGGCCCAAAAGGGTGGAGTTACCATCATGTGGTTAAAGAACAGCCTCAAGATCGAACTCCACACCAATCTGGGTGAAAAGGAAGCTTTACAGATAGCCCAGTCGGTAGCCCCCGCTAGCTAA
- a CDS encoding MFS transporter: MRREMKIPFAILCAVPFIMVLGNSMLIPLLPVIRGALNLTLSQVGLLITAFSLPAALIIPLAGYLSDRLSRKVVMVPALCIYGLGGLIAGVAALILARPYPVILAGRVVQGIGAGGTYQLAMALTGDVFQSAERSWALGLLEASNGLGKVVSPIAGAAFGLISWIAPFFAYGILALPIAGLVALVVKEPAKPKADNLTGEEYLKTLKHIFRAKGASLGTTFLAGSLVLFNLFGVLSLLSDGIEASHGIRGLWAGLLIALPVGAMALTSYFSGAYLQGQEPRTIKLVTLAGLTLVALGLVLFGLVTNIYSSFLAVIIQGIGTGGVLTAVNTLITGAANKEERGIITCLYGSMRFGGVALGPPVFGLMPAIGRSTLFFAAATLTAAILVGTLAFLKADSLLVPQPSPS; this comes from the coding sequence ATGCGGCGGGAAATGAAGATCCCTTTTGCCATCCTTTGCGCGGTTCCCTTCATCATGGTGCTAGGCAATTCCATGCTCATTCCCCTGCTCCCGGTTATCCGGGGAGCTTTAAACCTAACCTTGTCCCAAGTAGGTCTGCTCATTACCGCTTTTTCCCTGCCGGCGGCTCTAATCATTCCCTTGGCCGGGTACCTGTCGGATCGGCTGAGCCGAAAGGTAGTCATGGTGCCGGCCCTTTGCATTTACGGTTTGGGCGGTTTGATTGCTGGAGTCGCGGCCCTAATCCTGGCCCGGCCTTACCCGGTGATACTGGCAGGAAGGGTGGTGCAAGGAATTGGGGCTGGAGGCACCTATCAGCTAGCCATGGCCCTGACTGGCGACGTCTTCCAATCGGCAGAGCGCTCCTGGGCCTTGGGCCTCCTGGAAGCTTCCAATGGCCTGGGCAAGGTGGTCAGTCCCATAGCCGGGGCTGCCTTTGGACTGATTTCCTGGATCGCCCCCTTTTTTGCTTATGGAATCTTGGCCTTGCCCATTGCCGGACTGGTGGCCTTGGTGGTCAAGGAACCAGCCAAGCCCAAGGCCGACAACCTGACCGGGGAGGAGTACCTAAAGACGTTGAAACATATCTTTCGCGCTAAGGGAGCTTCGCTGGGGACGACCTTCTTGGCGGGCTCTTTAGTGCTCTTCAACCTGTTTGGGGTGCTCAGCCTGCTTTCCGATGGCATCGAGGCCAGCCATGGAATCCGGGGATTGTGGGCGGGGTTGCTGATAGCTTTGCCGGTGGGCGCCATGGCACTGACGTCCTATTTTTCGGGCGCTTACCTCCAGGGTCAAGAGCCAAGGACCATCAAGTTGGTTACTTTGGCCGGCTTGACTCTGGTAGCCCTGGGGCTGGTGTTGTTTGGGCTGGTTACCAATATATACTCATCCTTCTTGGCAGTCATTATCCAGGGTATCGGTACCGGTGGGGTGCTGACCGCGGTGAATACTTTGATCACCGGGGCAGCCAACAAGGAAGAGCGAGGGATCATTACTTGCCTGTATGGATCCATGCGCTTTGGCGGGGTGGCCCTTGGCCCGCCGGTCTTTGGCTTAATGCCGGCCATTGGCAGATCAACTTTATTCTTTGCGGCCGCCACTTTGACGGCCGCCATCTTGGTCGGCACCTTGGCCTTCCTTAAAGCCGATAGCCTCCTTGTTCCTCAGCCCAGCCCTAGCTAG
- a CDS encoding YqhV family protein has protein sequence MFFTVDRYVLGMALTRILSATIEFTAALIMLKLNRVDRALEVNAILAGVGPTILIIVTAIGLAGLAGRAPLDKMLLIIIGIGLVLYGVRSL, from the coding sequence ATGTTTTTTACTGTTGATCGCTACGTATTGGGGATGGCCTTAACCCGCATCCTTTCCGCTACTATCGAATTTACTGCTGCCCTCATCATGCTCAAGCTCAACCGTGTCGATCGGGCTCTGGAGGTGAATGCCATCCTGGCCGGGGTAGGGCCCACCATATTGATAATTGTCACCGCCATAGGGTTGGCCGGATTGGCCGGCCGGGCTCCCCTGGACAAAATGCTTCTCATCATAATCGGCATTGGTCTAGTGCTCTACGGTGTCCGCAGCCTTTGA
- a CDS encoding glycosyl transferase produces MDLAHFLAWATVCLYGVVLFLFLRYFTWRHFANKHYWKVRPKLSRSLVERLAQAKGQSLPFISIMVPARDEARVIGNTIEHLAQLDYPADRYEILVITDEKELLASEEVRKRQRQLGEPEEPTTQEVVEAKIKLIKERGTPAPPIRHYIVPDGFRGPYGGPTLPRSIPSTKGRALNYGMSFLNPGTQICGFYDAESRPAREVLLYVVYRWLKTDGKVKIWQGPVFQIRNFYQLGPINKVAALFQALSHEWYLPVLMQKLPFVGGTNLFVDCDLLKRVGGYDHEALTEDLELGVRSYLAGDAWPEYLPCASSEQTPPTYLGFFHQRLRWGSGHLQVEEKFQRADEYPWSKRRPLLRALFWQGQGQWLIYQFFVLLPLLFLPFISAGYYDPYLIPFPIRLLMRINIVLYYGFAFWLYFRYRRFIDFRVAPRQAWKRALAVSQLIFLPLGGFFFTLPFTAAWVLRKLHQEPKAWVKTPRTQEVPRWS; encoded by the coding sequence ATGGATTTAGCACACTTTTTGGCCTGGGCCACAGTGTGCCTTTATGGCGTAGTTCTTTTCTTGTTCCTGCGCTATTTTACCTGGAGGCACTTTGCCAACAAGCATTACTGGAAGGTGCGGCCTAAGCTTTCCCGCTCTCTGGTTGAGCGGCTGGCCCAAGCCAAAGGTCAATCGCTGCCCTTCATTTCCATTATGGTTCCCGCCCGCGATGAGGCTCGGGTCATCGGCAATACCATCGAGCACCTGGCCCAGCTGGACTACCCGGCGGATCGGTATGAGATCCTGGTAATTACCGATGAAAAGGAACTGTTGGCCAGCGAGGAAGTGCGGAAACGACAGCGCCAGTTGGGTGAACCAGAAGAGCCTACCACCCAAGAAGTGGTGGAGGCCAAGATCAAGCTTATCAAAGAGCGGGGTACGCCCGCCCCGCCCATTCGTCACTATATAGTCCCAGACGGCTTCCGCGGGCCTTATGGAGGGCCAACCCTGCCCCGCAGCATCCCTTCCACCAAGGGCCGGGCCCTTAACTACGGCATGAGCTTTCTAAACCCCGGTACCCAGATATGCGGGTTCTACGACGCCGAAAGCCGGCCAGCTCGAGAAGTGCTCCTCTATGTGGTCTACCGCTGGCTCAAGACCGACGGAAAAGTCAAGATCTGGCAGGGGCCAGTATTCCAGATTCGCAATTTTTACCAGCTGGGACCTATTAACAAGGTGGCTGCCCTCTTCCAGGCCCTCTCCCACGAGTGGTACTTGCCGGTGCTGATGCAGAAGCTCCCCTTTGTAGGCGGCACCAACTTGTTCGTGGACTGCGACTTATTGAAGCGAGTCGGCGGCTATGACCACGAGGCCTTGACCGAGGACCTGGAGCTGGGGGTGCGTTCTTATCTGGCTGGGGATGCCTGGCCCGAGTATTTGCCCTGCGCCTCCAGCGAGCAAACTCCGCCCACCTACCTGGGATTCTTCCACCAGCGGTTGCGCTGGGGAAGCGGCCACCTACAGGTGGAAGAAAAGTTTCAGCGCGCCGATGAGTACCCCTGGTCCAAGCGCCGGCCGCTTCTGCGGGCTCTCTTTTGGCAGGGTCAAGGCCAGTGGCTGATCTACCAGTTTTTTGTCTTGCTGCCGCTGTTGTTCTTGCCGTTTATCTCGGCCGGCTACTATGATCCGTATCTAATACCTTTCCCCATCCGGTTGCTGATGCGGATCAACATTGTCCTTTATTATGGCTTTGCTTTTTGGTTGTACTTTCGCTACCGCCGCTTCATTGACTTCCGGGTTGCGCCCCGCCAGGCGTGGAAGCGGGCCTTGGCGGTATCCCAGCTGATCTTTTTACCGCTGGGAGGATTCTTCTTTACGCTGCCCTTCACCGCTGCTTGGGTGCTCAGAAAGCTGCACCAAGAGCCCAAGGCCTGGGTCAAGACTCCCAGGACCCAGGAGGTGCCGCGCTGGTCGTAG